ATCATGTCCCCCAGGCGGCCGAAGACCAACGCGCCGAAGGGCCGCACCAGAAAGCCCGCCGCGAAGGCCAGCAGCGCGAAGATGAAGGCGGCTCCCGCATCCAGGCCGCTGAAGAACTGCTTGGCGATGATGGCCGCCAGCGAGCCGTAGAGATAGAAGTCATACCACTCGAACACGGTGCCCAGCGATGAGGCAAAGATGACTTTCTTTTCTTCCGGCGACATCGGCCGGTGCGCTGCCTTGACGGCAGCGGGAGCGGTGAGGGTTGCCATGGGGTTTGTCTCCTGTCGTTTGTGATGCAGCCGTCTGGCAGGGCGGCGCATTCACTATCGAATCGGGCACTTACGCTGCACTGACGCATCCCTGAACGCTGTCTTACAACCCTGGTGGCAACCCTTAGCCGGCGTTTTTCCTGATGAAAAAGCCAGAATTTTTTTATCTTGCTGCAGCGCAACAGTAAGCAGACGGTCAGAACCGCTTCCCAGAATCGCGCCCGTTTGTGCAATGCAGCAGGCATCGCGCAGGCCTCATCTACAAAGGAGACCGACGAGCATGAGCGATCCCATCGTGGAGCAAATCCAGCGCCACCCCAAATACCAGCAGCTGCGCGCGCAGCGCAACCCGCTGGGCACCATCCTGACCATCCTGATGCTGGTCGTGTACTACGGCTACATCTCGCTGATCGCCTTCGACAAGGAATTCCTGGCGCGCCCCATCGGCGCCGGCGTGACCTCGCTGGGCATTCCCATCGGCATGGGGGTCATCGTGTTCACCATCGCCATCACCATCTACTACGTGCGCATCGCGAACAACAAGTTCGACGCCCTGACCGAAGAAATCCTCAAGGACGTGACCAAATGAGCCGCCGCCCGACGATTTTTACCAGCGCCGCGCTGGCCCTGGCCGCCCTTGGCGCCTCTGCCGGCACCTATGCCGCCGGTGGCGACCTGGGCGTTGCCGCCAAGCAGGAAACCAACTGGACGGCCATCATCATGTTCGCCGTCTTCGTCGCCGCCACGCTGTGGATCACCAAGTGGGCGGCGTCCAAGACGCGCTCGGCAGCCGATTTCTACACCGCCGGCGGCGGCATCACCGGCTTTCAAAATGGCCTAGCCATTGCCGGCGACTACATGTCGGCAGCCTCCTTCCTGGGCATTTCCGCCGCCGTCATGGCCACCGGCTACGACGGCCTGATCTACTCCATCGGCTTTTTGGTGGGCTGGCCCATCATCACCTTCCTGATGGCCGACCGGCTGCGCAACCTGGGCAAGTTCACTTTTGCCGACGTGGCCGGCTATCGCTTCGAGCAAACACCCATCCGGCTGTTTGCCGCCTCGGGCACGCTGATCGTGGTGGCCTTCTACCTGATCGCACAGATGGTCGGCGCCGGCCAGCTCATCAAGCTGCTGTTCGGCCTGGAGTACTGGATGGCAGTGGTCATCGTCGGCGCGCTGATGATGGTCTATGTGCTGTTCGGGGGCATGACGGCCACGACCTGGGTGCAGATCATCAAGGCCGTGCTGCTGCTCGCGGGTGTCACTTTCATGGCCTTCATGGTGCTGGCCAACTACGGCTTCAGCCCCGAGGCGCTGTTTGCCAAGGGCGTCGAAGTACGCACGCAGATCGCCGCCAACGCCGGCAAGACGCCTGAGGAGGCCGCCCGCGCCGGCCTGTCCATCATGGGCCCGGGCGGCTTCATCAAGGATCCGATCTCGGCGATCAGCTTCGGCATGGCGCTGATGTTCGGCACTGCCGGCCTGCCGCACATCCTGATGCGCTTCTTCACCGTGCCCAATGCCAAGGAAGCGCGCAAGTCGGTGGGCTGGGCCACGGTGTGGATCGGCTACTTCTACATCCTGATCTTCATCATCGGCTTTGGCGCCATCACCATGGTGCTTACAAACCCGGAGATGTCCGACACCGTCAAGGGCGTCATCAAGGGCGGCGCCGGCACGGCCAACATGGCAGCGGTGCTGGTGGCCAAGGCCGTGGGCGGCAACATCTTCTACGGCTTCATCTCGGCAGTGGCCTTTGCCACCATCCTGGCCGTGGTGGCCGGCCTGACGCTGTCGGGCGCCTCTGCCGTCTCGCACGACCTGTACTCCACCGTCATCAAGAAGGGCCAGGCCGACAGCGCTGCCGAGCTGCGCGTCTCGCGCATCACCACGCTGGCACTTGGCGTCATCGCCGTGCTGCTGGGCATTTTGTTCGAGAAGCAAAACATCGCCTTCATGGTGTCGCTGGCTTTTGCCGTGGCGGCCTCGGCCAACTTCCCGGCGCTGATCCTGTCCATCCTGTGGAAGGACTGCACCACGCGCGGCGCGGTGATCGGCGGCTTCATGGGCCTGATCTCCTCGGTCGGCCTGACGGTGGTGTCGCCCTCGGTGTGGGAGGCCACCCTGGGCAACCCTGCCGGCTCGGCCTTGTTCCCCTATACCTCGCCGGCGCTGTTTTCCATGACCATCGGTTTCGTGGGCGTGTGGCTGTTCTCCATCACCGACAAGAGCGCCCGCGCCAAGGCCGACCGCGCCGGCTTCCCGGCCCAGCAGGTGCGCTCGGAGACCGGCCTGGGCGCCGCCGGTGCCTCGGGCCACTGATGGACGCCGATTGAGCGCATAGAAAAAACACAACCGAGGGGGGAGGTTGCACCTGCCGTGCAACCGGAACCGGGCTCCACCGGAGCCCGGTTTTTTTATGCCCGCGCCCTGTGCGCGCCCGGCGCCTCAGCCGCGCAGGCGGCGCAGCTTGATGAAGGCCAGGGCCGCCATGACGGCATCGTTGAGCGCATCGTGCGCCTCGCGCCGGGGCAGGCCCAGGTCGCGCATCAGCGTGTCGAAGCGCAGGTCGATGCTGGCGCCGCCCTGCTGCTGCCAGGGCGGCAATTGCCTGAACTTATAGTCGTGGTACAGCGCCGAGACCTCGATGCGGGGCTGCGGCAGGCCCATGCCCAGCATCGGCCACAGGGCGCGGTTGAGCATGGCCACGTCGAACTCCAGGTAGTAGCCCACCAGCGGGCGGCTGCCGATGAAGTGCATGAGCTGGCGCATGGCCGCGTCGCTGGACAGGCCGCCGGCCAGATCGCGCTCGCGCAGGCGGTGGATGCGCACACTGTCCGCCGAGACCCCTTTGTGCGGACGCAGCAGCAGCTCCAGGCGCTGGCTGGTCAGGATGCGCTCGCCCACGATGCGCACGGCGCCGATGGAGACGATCTCGTCGCGGCGCGGATCCAGCCCGGTGGTCTCGCAGTCCAGTGCCACCCACTCATCGGGCGGCGGCGGCTCGAACATGAAGGCGAACTCGGGCGCGCCCAGGTGATACAGCAGCCACTGGCGGCGCAGCTGCTGCCAGCGTGCGGCCAGCCAGCTCATGCCGCATCCAGGCGCAGGCGCTGGTGCAGCACGGCCTTGAAGCGCTTGACCACGGCCAGCGCGTCCTTGAGCAGATCGCGCTCCAGCGTGGACAGGCGCGCCGGATCGACCTCGCCGCTCACCGGGCGCTGCAGGCGCAGCTGCTGCAGGCCGGCCTGCAGGCGCAGGCCCATCAGCAAGTGCAGCGTCTGCAGCAGCTCCTGGCCCAGGGTGGCATCCAGGCTGCCCTCGGCCACCAGGGCATCGATGCGCTCCGCCGTGCTGCTGGCCGGCACGCCGCGCGCCAGCGCCAGGCTGCGCACGCCATGCACGATGGGAAAGATGCCGGCCTTCTTCAGGTTCACGGCCTCGGCCTCCTCGCGCCCCAGCAGCCGGCCCCACCAGCCCGCCGCGCTGGCGGAGCTGCCGAAGGCGTCGATGGCCAGGGCAAAGCGCGCCACCAGGGCGTCGTTCACCAGCGCCAGGCCGAACAGGCTGTGGCGCACCTCATCCAGCAGCCGGGCATCGCCGGCCACGGCGTGCGCATCCAGGAAGATCGCCAGATGCATCAGGCTCTCGCCTTCGGGCTGCAGCAGCCAGCCGCGCACGCGCTCCTGCCACTGGCCGACGCTGCCGCGCCACTGGGGGTTGCGCAGCATGATGTGGCCCGGGCACTCGGGGTAGCCGAACTGCGCCAGCGCCGCCGCAAAGCGCTCGCAAATCGCCTGCAGATCATCGGGCGGCACGTAGCCATCGGCCAGCACCAGGGCGTTGTCCTGGTCGGTCTTGAGCAGTTGCTCGCCGCGCCCCTCGCTGCCCATGACGAACAGGCAGCTGTGTGCCACCAGCTCGGGCGGCGCGACCATGGCCCAGGCGCGCTCGAACAGCCGGGCATTGAGCTGCTGCACCAGTTGCGCCATCAGCGCGATGCGCGTGCCGCCGCGCTGCAACGTGGCGATCAGGCGGGTGATCTGCGCCGCCGCCGCGGCCAGCGCCGGCAGGTCGCGCGCCTGCTCGATCTGCACGCCGATCAGGTGCGAGCGGTTGGCGACGAAGCCGAACAGGTCGAGCGCGCGCAGCACGCCCAGGATCTGCCCGTCGTCGCCGCGCACCAGCAGCCGGTGTACGCGCTTGCGCAGCAGCAGCGCCAGCGCGTCGCCGATGGTGGCGCTGGCGTACACACTGACCACCGGATGCACGGCCAGCTCGCCCACCGCCAGGCTGTGCAGGGGCTGGCCATGGAGGATGGCGCGCTGCAGCGAATTGGCGGTGAAGATGCCCAGGCCGTCCGCCGCCGCCGCCAGGCCCGAGACCAGCACGCTGGTGGTGCGCTCGGCCTGGAACAGCCGCGCCACGCTGACGACATCGGTGGCGGCGGGTACGGTGTGGATGGGCCGCAGATAGGCCTGATCGACCCGCTCCAGCAGCAGCGACTGCGCCTCGTGCTCCTGCGCGCGCTGCGCCAGGGCGTTGAGCTTGTGGCCCAGGTCGGCAAACAGCAGCGCGCCGAAGGTGGCATTGCTGGCGATCAGCTCCTGCACCGTGGCGCGCGGCAACTGGTAGGCCACCAGCTCCTCGGCCACGGCAAAGCGGCTGCTGGCACGCCCGGCCACCAGCGCCCGGCCATCGAAGACATCGTCCGGGCCGTAGCTGGCCAGCAGCTCCTCGCCCTCGGTCTGCGTGACATGGCCCTTGATGATGACCAGCAGGTGCTGCGGCGCATCGCCCGGCTGCAGCACCACCGCGCCCTCGGGGTAGTAGGCGATGTCCACGCTGGCGCGCACCAGCGCCTGCTCCTGGCTGCTCAGGCAGTCAAAGGGCGAGGCGGAGAAGTTGAAGGCATTGGGCATGGGGCAATCGTGGTGGCAGTTGGCTGCCCCGCCATTCAACCCGGCCAGCCTTGCGCCGCGCTTGCAGCACCCGGCCCCTATGTGTCAATTCATGTGTCGAACCACGCATCGCCCTGCACGCAGGCGCGCAGCATGGGCAGGCTGTCGAGGCCCCAGAACAGGCGGCCCTCGGCCTCGAAGGCCGGCACGCCGAACACGCCGCGTGCCGCCGCCGCGTCGGTGTTGGCGCGCAGCAGTTCTTTGGCGCGCGCGCGGCGCTCGTCAGGCGCGCCGCGCCACTGCCCGGCCAGCAGCTCGGCCAGCGCCTGCAGCCGCGCAGCATCAAGCGCATCGCGCCCGCCCCGCCAGACATGGCGCAGCACGGCTCCGGCGACGAAGCGGTTGATGCTGCCGTCCGCGCTGCACTCCAGCGCCAGGCGCAGCAGCGCCAGCGAATTGAAAGGGTGCTGCGCCGGCATGTCCAGCCCGCAGCCCAGGCTGTGGCCCAGCCAGGCGGCGTGGCGATACGTCCAGTCGCGCTTGGGCGCAACGCCCAGCGGCCCGGGGTTGCCGTGGTGCTGCAGCAGCGC
This portion of the Melaminivora jejuensis genome encodes:
- a CDS encoding DUF485 domain-containing protein, yielding MSDPIVEQIQRHPKYQQLRAQRNPLGTILTILMLVVYYGYISLIAFDKEFLARPIGAGVTSLGIPIGMGVIVFTIAITIYYVRIANNKFDALTEEILKDVTK
- a CDS encoding cation acetate symporter codes for the protein MSRRPTIFTSAALALAALGASAGTYAAGGDLGVAAKQETNWTAIIMFAVFVAATLWITKWAASKTRSAADFYTAGGGITGFQNGLAIAGDYMSAASFLGISAAVMATGYDGLIYSIGFLVGWPIITFLMADRLRNLGKFTFADVAGYRFEQTPIRLFAASGTLIVVAFYLIAQMVGAGQLIKLLFGLEYWMAVVIVGALMMVYVLFGGMTATTWVQIIKAVLLLAGVTFMAFMVLANYGFSPEALFAKGVEVRTQIAANAGKTPEEAARAGLSIMGPGGFIKDPISAISFGMALMFGTAGLPHILMRFFTVPNAKEARKSVGWATVWIGYFYILIFIIGFGAITMVLTNPEMSDTVKGVIKGGAGTANMAAVLVAKAVGGNIFYGFISAVAFATILAVVAGLTLSGASAVSHDLYSTVIKKGQADSAAELRVSRITTLALGVIAVLLGILFEKQNIAFMVSLAFAVAASANFPALILSILWKDCTTRGAVIGGFMGLISSVGLTVVSPSVWEATLGNPAGSALFPYTSPALFSMTIGFVGVWLFSITDKSARAKADRAGFPAQQVRSETGLGAAGASGH
- a CDS encoding 3'-5' exonuclease; translation: MSWLAARWQQLRRQWLLYHLGAPEFAFMFEPPPPDEWVALDCETTGLDPRRDEIVSIGAVRIVGERILTSQRLELLLRPHKGVSADSVRIHRLRERDLAGGLSSDAAMRQLMHFIGSRPLVGYYLEFDVAMLNRALWPMLGMGLPQPRIEVSALYHDYKFRQLPPWQQQGGASIDLRFDTLMRDLGLPRREAHDALNDAVMAALAFIKLRRLRG
- a CDS encoding DUF294 nucleotidyltransferase-like domain-containing protein, with the protein product MPNAFNFSASPFDCLSSQEQALVRASVDIAYYPEGAVVLQPGDAPQHLLVIIKGHVTQTEGEELLASYGPDDVFDGRALVAGRASSRFAVAEELVAYQLPRATVQELIASNATFGALLFADLGHKLNALAQRAQEHEAQSLLLERVDQAYLRPIHTVPAATDVVSVARLFQAERTTSVLVSGLAAAADGLGIFTANSLQRAILHGQPLHSLAVGELAVHPVVSVYASATIGDALALLLRKRVHRLLVRGDDGQILGVLRALDLFGFVANRSHLIGVQIEQARDLPALAAAAAQITRLIATLQRGGTRIALMAQLVQQLNARLFERAWAMVAPPELVAHSCLFVMGSEGRGEQLLKTDQDNALVLADGYVPPDDLQAICERFAAALAQFGYPECPGHIMLRNPQWRGSVGQWQERVRGWLLQPEGESLMHLAIFLDAHAVAGDARLLDEVRHSLFGLALVNDALVARFALAIDAFGSSASAAGWWGRLLGREEAEAVNLKKAGIFPIVHGVRSLALARGVPASSTAERIDALVAEGSLDATLGQELLQTLHLLMGLRLQAGLQQLRLQRPVSGEVDPARLSTLERDLLKDALAVVKRFKAVLHQRLRLDAA
- a CDS encoding 2-hydroxychromene-2-carboxylate isomerase; protein product: MKHITFYLDVVSPYAWLAFEQLPQALEGLSYHVSYRPVLLGALLQHHGNPGPLGVAPKRDWTYRHAAWLGHSLGCGLDMPAQHPFNSLALLRLALECSADGSINRFVAGAVLRHVWRGGRDALDAARLQALAELLAGQWRGAPDERRARAKELLRANTDAAAARGVFGVPAFEAEGRLFWGLDSLPMLRACVQGDAWFDT